One window of Streptomyces sp. SUK 48 genomic DNA carries:
- a CDS encoding DUF4232 domain-containing protein, with protein sequence MKHKLTAVVLAALAVAGTAAATVPASAAAAPARCHTADLKAGFATGGDAKPDMGQTDKQTQAYIWFTNKSNHTCTLTGFAGVDMTGAQKTDGTWSLVRSAKKPPKMTLQHGATADFSITLLPVAKSTPQKEKFVPANFLVTPPNETTHFTLKWPFGGQILKQDGATHPGTYLNPVGL encoded by the coding sequence ATGAAGCACAAGCTCACCGCCGTGGTCCTGGCAGCCCTCGCCGTCGCCGGCACCGCCGCCGCCACCGTCCCCGCATCGGCCGCCGCCGCGCCGGCCCGCTGCCACACCGCCGACCTCAAGGCCGGCTTCGCCACCGGCGGCGACGCCAAGCCCGACATGGGGCAGACCGACAAGCAGACCCAGGCGTACATCTGGTTCACCAACAAGAGCAACCACACCTGCACCCTGACCGGCTTCGCCGGCGTCGACATGACCGGCGCCCAGAAGACCGACGGCACCTGGTCCCTGGTGCGCTCCGCCAAGAAGCCCCCGAAGATGACCCTCCAGCACGGTGCCACCGCCGACTTCAGCATCACCCTGCTGCCCGTCGCCAAGTCCACGCCGCAGAAGGAGAAGTTCGTCCCGGCGAACTTCCTCGTCACCCCGCCGAACGAGACGACCCACTTCACCCTGAAGTGGCCGTTCGGCGGCCAGATCCTCAAGCAGGACGGCGCCACCCACCCCGGCACCTACCTCAACCCCGTCGGCCTGTAA